The DNA segment GCGCCGTAGCCGAGGGCGCCGCAACGGAAGCCGCCCCGGACGATGTTGTTGATGTTGATGAACCCGGCGATGCCCCCGCCCTCGCGCTCGCACACCAGGAAGCCGGCCTTCGTCGGGTCGTCGATCAGCCGCGCCGCGTACTCGGCGTACGCGTCCTCGGCGTACGGCGGGAACAGCCACGGGCGGTGCAGGTCCTTGCTCTCGCGGGCGCGCGCGGTGAACTCGGGGCCGTCGTCCAGGGTGAAATGGCGGATGCCCACCCGGGGGCCTTCGCGGAGATGGCGG comes from the Streptomyces sp. SUK 48 genome and includes:
- a CDS encoding GNAT family protein, with amino-acid sequence MPHIASRHLREGPRVGIRHFTLDDGPEFTARARESKDLHRPWLFPPYAEDAYAEYAARLIDDPTKAGFLVCEREGGGIAGFININNIVRGGFRCGALGYGAFAHAAGRGLMREGLDLVIGHAFGPLALHRLEINAQPENVASIALARGAGFRLEGFSPKMIYIDGDWRDHERWALTTEMRA